The DNA region CGATCAACATCTTGTTGTGTGCAatgcaagcttttgagccTATTGTGCTGGAGCAAAACGCTGATAGGTATATAACCGTTAGGGTCAATGGGCAGTTTCTCCTTCAAAGCACCATGTCGAAGCAAGTATGCTAGAGACTTTGATATTTGGACGTCTCTCTTGCCCTCACTCATCGCTCTGCGAAGTGTAGAGTAACAGAACGTCCGCAGAGATGATAGCTAAAATaagttttcaaggccgTAGACTGGAATGCGGCGTGATAAGTCCACGAAAAAACGTTAGCCGCTGCATTTCACAGTCTATTCCTAAACCTCCGACTTGTCTGTCAAAGAAGCTCTGTGCTTTCTGCACGTTATTTACAGTGTCGGACCGTTTCCCCTATGAACCATACTTGATGAGCTATTTACATGTATGACATACCACGGCTCTATTTGTAGAGACCCTGGCCGCCACCGCAGCACCCGCCGCCCCGGGAAACTAGCGTTTTCTTTGTGGTTTTGATAGTCTCGTTGTCGCCAAGCTCCGTCTCTTTGTGGATGTTGAGCGTGTATTTGTCTCCTTCGCCACGCTTTCCTTGGACAATGTTGCGCCTCAGAAACTGCGAAACCTCGTTTAGATGCTGTATCTGTTGCTCGGGAGCCAGCTCGGGGTTTGGTGGGTTTGCCATGCCCTCTCTCATTTTCGACCTCGCGGCCTGAAGCATGCGAAGGTCTTGCCCGAAAGCAACCTTGGTGGCTCTGAGGCCATTCCTGTATGCTGCTAGCGCCATGGAACTAGTGCTCATCGCTTAACTTGGTCTGTGTGGTGTTTTCTCTGTCAGGAAAGCTTCCAATAATAATTTTCACCATACTAACAAATCAAATCAAAAGCCATGAGTTACTAAAATACAATTAGATATGAAATTTATAAGAAATGTGTGGTTAAGTGATGGCACCGTTGCTTCCAAGCGCATTCGGGCTCACAATGCCTTTAGGTTCAGCAGACCGGGGCTGCTTATGCCTGTGTGCATGAAGAAATATGAGCCGAGAAGCGCTCGAAAGTGACAAAGCGAACCAAGCACAACGAGAATGTGGAATATTTGGTGGCTGTGGCCCACAAAGTCAAACTTCCCTGGGAGCAGGGTCTCCGGGATCCTGAATCCGTAGATGACAGCACCGCTGATGTAGAACAGGGCTTCCAGAAGCACAAACCTAAGCTGGACCCTCTTGGAAGACTCGGCGATGCCGAACTTGACGAGGCCGACAACAATGGGCACGATGCCGCTGAAGCCAAAGGTAACAAAAAACCCGGCGCGGCAGGCACGCCAGTTCTTGGCGTTGAACCTGTCATTCAGCACAAACGCTGCGCAGCAGGAGCCAAGAACGACGACCGCAATAGTGAACATCTTAAAATGAAAGAGGTAGTCGTAGAAGCCGTAGTACAGCAGTGAGACGGTAGAGCACGAGATAAGCACAATGATTCCCATGTAGTCTACCTTGCTCCATATGTTGGATTGGGCCTCTGAGTGCTGCTTTAGACAG from Lachancea thermotolerans CBS 6340 chromosome C complete sequence includes:
- the MZM1 gene encoding Mzm1p (similar to uniprot|Q03429 YDR493W Saccharomyces cerevisiae FMP36), which translates into the protein MSTSSMALAAYRNGLRATKVAFGQDLRMLQAARSKMREGMANPPNPELAPEQQIQHLNEVSQFLRRNIVQGKRGEGDKYTLNIHKETELGDNETIKTTKKTLVSRGGGCCGGGQGLYK
- the IZH1 gene encoding PAQR-type receptor (similar to uniprot|Q6Q557 Saccharomyces cerevisiae YDR492W IZH1 Membrane protein involved in zinc metabolism member of the four-protein IZH family transcription is regulated directly by Zap1p expression induced by zinc deficiency and fatty acids deletion increases sensitivity to elevated zinc) gives rise to the protein MSSTYTLRQRRQQCAPNKGKAGTSGATAPGKNGLCCFEELPDWQRDNDKILAGYVRETNSMKKCFESLTYFHNETVNIYTHLIPSGTYLVMLMFFTDLFLIPQFPTTTMSDYIMINFFLLGAFLCLMCSTCFHCLKQHSEAQSNIWSKVDYMGIIVLISCSTVSLLYYGFYDYLFHFKMFTIAVVVLGSCCAAFVLNDRFNAKNWRACRAGFFVTFGFSGIVPIVVGLVKFGIAESSKRVQLRFVLLEALFYISGAVIYGFRIPETLLPGKFDFVGHSHQIFHILVVLGSLCHFRALLGSYFFMHTGISSPGLLNLKAL